In Leptospira kirschneri serovar Cynopteri str. 3522 CT, the sequence TGAGCGTGGTTTCGATCGTAATTCTTACCGGTTCCTTAAAGTTAACGGACATCAGCGCGTCTCAAGTAGGACTCTGGAACATTTTCAAACTTCCGGGACTAATCGCATTTTGTTTGTTCGTAGTTGCCATGTTTGCAGAAACCAACCGATTACCTTTCGATTTAGCCGAAGCGGAATCGGAACTTGTAGTCGGATTTCATACAGAATACGGAGCCTTTAAGTTCGCGTTATTTTTTATCGCGGAATATATGAATATGATCACAATGAGCTGCGTGGTGACGCTTCTATTTTTCGGAGGGTATCAGGTTCCGTTCGGGATTTTAGAAGGGAACGTATTACAACCGTTATTCGGACTTGCCTTCTTTTTAAGTAAGGTTCTGTTTTTTACCTTCTTATTTTTATGGGTAAGGTGGACTCTCCCTCGTTTCCGTTACGATCAACTGATGTCCTTGGGATGGAAAAAGCTAATTCCTTGGGCAATTTTAAACATAATGATCGCGAGCATCTATATACAATTTTAAGAATATAATCAATATGCCATTTACAGACCAACCTCAACTGCTTTTGTTTTTTCTATTCGCCTCGGTGATGATACTCAGTTCGTTGGGAGTAATCTTTCATCCGAATCCAATTACTGCCGCGGTGCTTCTAGTGCTCAGTTTTTTTTCACTGGCAGCGATCTACGCGGTGATGAACGCGATCTTTATAGCCACAATGCAGCTACTGGTTTACGCCGGAGCGATTATGGTATTAGTCGTGTTCGTATTGATGTTACTGTCGCTTCGGGACGATGCACCTCGGTTTTTTATTTTCGAAAAACCAATTAAAAAACTATTATATTTAGGATTAGTAATGTTTTTAGGCGTACTTTTGATCACTGCGGTTCAAGACGGAATTCCTTCCGAAACCACGGTTCCGATCGGATACTCTCAAAATAAAGACGGAAAGTTTGTAGATTATTCGTTTCAGATTTCTAAAAACATAAAACAAACGAACTCAAAATCAACTTTTGAAGCTCCGGAAACTACTTCCAAAAATCAGAACCATGTGCACGAGAAAGATACGGACCAAATCACTCTCACTTCCGGAAATACCGCAGTTGTTGGAAGCGCCATGTTTTTACGATACCTTCTTCCTTTTGAACTCATCTCTGTGCTGCTCCTTGCGGCAGTGCTCGGCGCGGTAGTACTCGGAAAAAAGAATTTAGGAAAAGAAACACCATGAACCTTTGGATTTCCGGCATACCAGTTCATTACTATCTCATACTAGCGATGATTTTATTTACGATCGGAGTTGCGGGAGTAATGGTAAGAAGAAGTGCCGTTTTGATTTTTATGTCGGTAGAATTGATCTTAAATTCGGTGAATCTAGTATTCGTAACATTTTCAAAAGCGCTCCATCAAATCGACGGAGAAGTAGTCGTATTTTTCGTGATGGCGATTGCAGCGGCCGAAGCGGCGATTGGGTTGGCAATCGTAATCGCAATCCACAGGATAAAGAAGACTAGTTACGTAGACGAAATGAATCTGATGAAATGGTAGAAGAATGGAAATGTCTATACTCATACCCACGTTAGTTGCACTTCCTTTGATTGGATTTATGATTTCCGGTCTTTTCGGCAAATGGCTGAAAGGATTTACCGGAATTATTTCGACCGGAGTCGTATTTCTATCCTTTGGTTTGGCTTTGGTTGCTTTGGATCAATTCAATCCGTTTTCGACGGGAAGAATTCCAGAAATCATCACCTTATTTCCTTGGATCACTACGGGAGGTCTAAACGTATCTCTTGCCTATCAAGTAGATCAACTCTCCCTTTATATGGTTCTGATCATAACTGGGATCGGATCTCTCATCCATTTATACAGCATTGGATACATGAAAGACGATCCTGGGTTTGCTCGTTATTTCGCGTATTTGAATCTGTTCATTTTTGCGATGCTGAATCTGGTACTTGCAGAAAACTTAATTCTTCTTTTTCTCGGATGGGAAGGAGTGGGGCTTTGCTCATATCTCTTGATTGGTTACGATTATCATAAAGAATCCGCGGCGAACGCCGGAATGAAGGCGTTTATCGTAAACCGAATCGGAGATTTGGGAATGTTACTCGGAATTGCGCTCGTATTTTGGTACACAGGTTCTGTATCTTTTACTGTAATCGGAGAAGCGATTCTGGAAATACCATCTTTTCGTTATATACTACCGTTAGCCGCGGCTTGTTTTTTTATCGGAGCAATCGGAAAATCTGCACAACTTCCACTACACGTATGGCTTCCGGACGCGATGGCTGGACCCACTCCTGTATCTGCACTCATTCACGCGGCGACAATGGTAACCGCGGGAATCTTTTTGATCGCAAGATTAAATCCTATTTTTTTATCCGCCCCACAAGTCGGATATTGGATCGTAGTTATAGGATCGATCACTGCCTTTTTTGCGGCGACGATTGGGCTTTTTCAGAACGACATTAAAAAAGTCCTGGCCTATTCTACCGTTTCACAACTCGGATATATGTTTGTGGCAATGGGAGCCGGAGCGTATGTCGCGGGGCTTTTTCATTTGATGACCCACGCTTTTTTTAAGGCTCTTCTATTTTTGGGGTCTGGATCTGTGATCCACGCGTTACATCACGAACAAGATCTACGCAACATGGGCGGACTCAAAAATCAGATGAGAATTACATGGATCACTTTTTTGATTGGGTCGCTCGCAATTTCAGGAATACCACCATTCAGTGGATTCTTCTCCAAAGATTTAATATTAGAAAAAGCTTATGCTTATGGAACCTTGTTTTACGGACTCGGAATTATAACCGCACTTTTAACGGCGTTTTATATGTTTCGAATGACGTATTTA encodes:
- the nuoH gene encoding NADH-quinone oxidoreductase subunit NuoH, with the translated sequence MNWNEILFWLLKSVLFFFILITACAYYTLAERKVAGFIQDRKGPNRAGFWGLLQPLADGIKFLTKEEVFPVQVNKIMYLIAPAISMTCAIMAWSVVPLGGQIPLPHWIEKQTGLTFLDLQIANPDTGILFLFAISSLAVYGIIIAGWASNNKYSLLGAVRSTAQMISYELPLGMSVVSIVILTGSLKLTDISASQVGLWNIFKLPGLIAFCLFVVAMFAETNRLPFDLAEAESELVVGFHTEYGAFKFALFFIAEYMNMITMSCVVTLLFFGGYQVPFGILEGNVLQPLFGLAFFLSKVLFFTFLFLWVRWTLPRFRYDQLMSLGWKKLIPWAILNIMIASIYIQF
- a CDS encoding NADH-quinone oxidoreductase subunit J; protein product: MPFTDQPQLLLFFLFASVMILSSLGVIFHPNPITAAVLLVLSFFSLAAIYAVMNAIFIATMQLLVYAGAIMVLVVFVLMLLSLRDDAPRFFIFEKPIKKLLYLGLVMFLGVLLITAVQDGIPSETTVPIGYSQNKDGKFVDYSFQISKNIKQTNSKSTFEAPETTSKNQNHVHEKDTDQITLTSGNTAVVGSAMFLRYLLPFELISVLLLAAVLGAVVLGKKNLGKETP
- the nuoK gene encoding NADH-quinone oxidoreductase subunit NuoK, translated to MNLWISGIPVHYYLILAMILFTIGVAGVMVRRSAVLIFMSVELILNSVNLVFVTFSKALHQIDGEVVVFFVMAIAAAEAAIGLAIVIAIHRIKKTSYVDEMNLMKW
- the nuoL gene encoding NADH-quinone oxidoreductase subunit L, yielding MEMSILIPTLVALPLIGFMISGLFGKWLKGFTGIISTGVVFLSFGLALVALDQFNPFSTGRIPEIITLFPWITTGGLNVSLAYQVDQLSLYMVLIITGIGSLIHLYSIGYMKDDPGFARYFAYLNLFIFAMLNLVLAENLILLFLGWEGVGLCSYLLIGYDYHKESAANAGMKAFIVNRIGDLGMLLGIALVFWYTGSVSFTVIGEAILEIPSFRYILPLAAACFFIGAIGKSAQLPLHVWLPDAMAGPTPVSALIHAATMVTAGIFLIARLNPIFLSAPQVGYWIVVIGSITAFFAATIGLFQNDIKKVLAYSTVSQLGYMFVAMGAGAYVAGLFHLMTHAFFKALLFLGSGSVIHALHHEQDLRNMGGLKNQMRITWITFLIGSLAISGIPPFSGFFSKDLILEKAYAYGTLFYGLGIITALLTAFYMFRMTYLAFYGDSRLTSDKTSHLHESPLVMTIPLIILSIGATVTGFLEVPHLFYGGVRLLTSYFGPVFIRGIEISERIVKQPLDAHEVGTTTTVELSLIAVSVAIAISGIFIARMIFLNGKKIPDSEESHTGIKKILTKKYYVDEFYRNFIVEPILLLGKFLADHVERNFLDLMLRGTGRVAVAISLVLRRAQTGIVVDYAILIVFGTVVILSFFLLRGL